The Lycium barbarum isolate Lr01 chromosome 4, ASM1917538v2, whole genome shotgun sequence nucleotide sequence ATTCTGACGAACCCTGTAGTATGAGGTTATCGAATTCTGATCTCGTGGGCATTGCATCACTATTAGATTGCAGCCAATGGGAGATAACAGCTACTAGTGCTGTGCATGCACTCTCACCAGCAGCCTTGTCGCTGCATTGGTCGAAAGATGCAACGAAGACATTGGTTTTGAGCCTTGTTTGCCCGTCCCTACTCTCTAATTCCTTCACTTCCCAAGCAGACTTTTTGCTGCTGCCTTCATTTTGGTCCCTTGATTCAGTAGAAAGCTCAGGCTTCTCCACATTCTGTTAGTGAAAAACGCATAAGCATCAGAGAGCAAATTTTCACCATATACCAAAATTTAGTTTAGGATAAGAGAAATTTTCTGATTATATCAGGTATATTTCCAGCCTAAGCATAACAGAATTGACTCATCGGTATTTTTTCTTACTTATTAACAAGGTAGATGGTTATAGGAATGTTTGATAATGAGACATGCCTATAGCAAAGAGTTTAAAGTTCAGATGACTATACATCTCACAACCAAAGATGTACAACTGTTTGATTGTGAAATTTGGCCTTGACTTATTCCAAATTCTTATAGTAATAAATGACAATGACAAGACATATCTTTGGACAAAACTAAGCTTTGGAAGACATTGACTTGCCAACTTAAATCTCTTTTTCCGATTATTAGTCTAATACAGATTTGATGACTCCTCGAATTGGAACAATATTTTTATTTTGCACAAAGTTTTCCTCTTTTGAAAAGACACATTTCCAAAAAGTTATCCAAACGCCAATAGAAGTGTATAATTTTTACACGTTTAGTGTAAAGCATGGAATCATTGATATTCTTTCCAAGACCTGTACTTTGTTTTCGCCTTGGCAATCTAAAAAAATTGTTAGATTCTTCTCCTAAATTGCAGCAAATTTTCAAAAGTAAGTTCTCAAAATGTAAATTCGAAGTATTAAATTTGTATGACCAAGTTATAAATTTAGTAGTATTCAAATTAGTAAAACTCATTTGTGAAAAATGTAGAATTTGTCAACCTTACCTATTCAAGCTTATACTATTCGTTTTCCATCTTTTTATTACATGTTAGGGGTTCAACCTTTCTTAACATAATCGAATTCCCTATTGTAAGAGTACAACCATGTAGATGCCAaactattttttctttttcattttttttttcgtatTTGCTAAGGAAAGAAAAAGTGAAATAGCTGATTTAACATGTCGCGTCCCTTATTATTACATACACATCCAGTTCCAAAATTGAATTTGTATAAAAAGTATTTGTCGCTTTTGAAAAATAAGAAGTTGTTATTATATCATTATTATTCAAACCTACCCTTATTGTTTAAGAAGAAATAAAGAATACTTTACACAAATCCCTTTTTGACTAAGGCTATTAAATATTTTGGTTAAACAAATGTGCAAAGACTCTGAAAGACATGAGTATAATATAGGAACGAGTTAAATAGTGTTTATTATTTGGAGTTTTTGTAAATGTACCTGTTGGTTGAGTGATGCGTCAACATTAAAGCTACGAGTCCTCTTAATGAATGGTTCTTCTTTACTCCTGGTAGGTCTCAGACTCAATCTCCTTCTCTTCCAAGAGAACCACCCTACTTTCTTCACTGAGTCAGCCTGAGTTTCAAATGTGGATGACTCGTCCGAGTCATCTTCTTGACTCAGCTTCTGTCCCTTTGTGTGACATGTGCTATTACTCTTTGTCAAATATTGCAGCTGACTTGACTCGTTTGAATCACGGATACGACACGTCGGGTCTTGATAATCTCTGATCTCAGCAAATGTTACTTTGACCTGGAATTAATTTGAATTTGACAAAGTCAGAATAATAATCATCATATTGAATGGGCAATTAAATATACGAGGAAGTTTCCTTGTATATCTATTTAAAAATTCTTTTTCAGAAAATGGATGGACttttacatgattttttttttcctttctagaATGTGGTCCAGAAAACTAGGCTTGGAAAATAAAATTCAAAGATAAATAATTGAGTACATTATAAGTCATTGTTCATTGAACTGCTGGAATATTAAGGAATTAGTCAGCTAAAATTAGCTGTTCACTTttgcttattttttattttattactaAGTCAGAGAACATATTCTACTAAATTCTGAGCAAGATTTTTTTCATAATAGGCTCAAATATTTGACTTGTCAAAaagaactttttttaaaaaaaggacaAGCAAAATAGCTTAGAAGCTTGACAAAATAGGGCATTAATCCCCAAAGGAAAaattattatgaaaataaaacaaATATTCAGCTGTGAAATCATGTGAACACACGTTTGATTACATATTAATTTCAAGTTTATGTCCATAGAAATAATCTAACAGATGTTCCAATTTGAAGATATATGTACCGAGTAATTCTTAATTAAGGTACTTCAAATTAAGCTACCAAAAATGTACTAGGTTTGATCAATTGAGGTAGAAAATTTTCTATTGAGCATAATAAGATGATAAAGAAGAATAAAAGGATGGAACTTACATGGAGCTTAGCTAATATGGAAGTTCTACCAATATTTAAAGTAATGGGAAGCTTCTCTTCAAGTTCAGACAACTTTCTTGCAGCTAATTCTGCAACGTTAACCACCACTTTCCCAATCGCCACCATTTTCGCCGACGAATTCTCCAAACTAGTTGTATATAAAACATCAAATGCGACATCCCATGGTGAATATTTTAGACTCTGATAACAACCAGAAACCTCTGTAAAACAACAAACGTTCTCAAACTCATCTGCATCATTATCCCATTCAATAGAATTAGCTTGTATTCCTTTCTTCATAATTCTTCGACTAGTGAAATCTTTCTTATGCTTATGAAATGGGACTAAACCAAACTTGGGTTCACCTTTCCACTTCATCTTGATTGCCATGGCCTTCACTTTTCTTGGTTCTTGATTCCCCCCATCAAAATCATCAACTCCTAATAATTCTAGCTTCAATGGTCTGATTTTCACTTGAAACTTTCTAGTCACCGCCATTCAAATAAAAGACTTTGTTCGAAACAGAAATAATccctatgtacatatatatataatgagaaCACAAAGATAAATAGTTCCCTTAGGAAGCAATGGAACAGATGAAGGAAATTGAGAAAAGGAGAGGTGTAATATTAAGGGAATGCGTCATAGGACAAATGAAGAAGGGACACGTTAACGCGGGAAAGGAATTTCAACACGTGGAGAGGAGAGTACGCGTGTGTCTAGAGGAACCAAATCTTATGATAGATTTAGGAATTCGTGTAAAAAAACATGAGAACGATGCacatttttgtttttggtttcccCCACCCCCACTTTCTTTCACGAAACGTGTTAAATTTGTGTTTAAGGGACGTTTGGTTCGACGATGAGTTGTATACTCCCTTCGGTTCATAAAAAGTAGTACTCTCTCTCAATTTATGTAAATCTATTACTATTTGGGAGTCTATCAGATAATTCTTTGATCACGTTTTTCATATACTTTttgaaattatttgaattataaattatcatgacttatagtactacttatgtagtttctaaatatatagaTATTAGTTTTACAAACTTGAAATATCTGTGTCAAAATATATgatcaaagttataaagtttgaccctcgtactccgaaaagattcatataaattgaaacggaggaagtagTAGTATTTACTTAGTCTTTTTATTTTGGTTTCAAATAAGTGTTCGCCGACATTATCAAGAAGGAATTAAttgttttctttcaaatttacctctatttagataagtgagtttttatataatcaagaaactatattaactaGATAGTATTTAATAAAGGGTAGTTAAGttaaaaatatctttttttttctaggagttagtattatCTTAAGGAGAATGTTAATggctaagtgaacacttattttgaatcgAAAAGAGTAATGATTATAGAAATAtcggaaaaggctcataaataccctccttccaccttttggtctaaaaatacccttccatccaccttttaggtctaaatatacccttaaggtttgtttttggctcaaatatacccctcaaactaacaagttaaaattaactcttttaaaaagccaaatggcattttgtaattggtcaataataaaattccgtaattttaaaaaaaaaatccagatttaaaaaacaaattgccagtaatttaaaattccagatttaaaaaaaaattgccaataataaaattccgtaatttacatatttatttatttttaaattgtgtggaaacttaaaaattaaaaattaaatttttttaacgaattaaaaattaaaaattaaaaaattaaaaaatatgaacgaaactaatttttttttttttttgcatttcgtgaattaatcaacgaaatatgttttttttttttgcatttcgtgaataaaaaaacgaaataggaaattataattttattttttttgcatttcgtgtattaaaaaacgaaataggataaaaaaatattttcgttcatataaaaacgaaattgaaaaattggacaaaatatattttccaatttcgtttttatattttgtttttttattcacgaaatgcaaaaaaaaaaaaaaacatatttcgttgattaattcacgaaatgcaaaaaaaaaaaaatcagttttgttcatattttttaatttttaaattaaataatatatgtgtccaatcacaaaatgtcatttggctttttaaaagagttaactttaactttgttagtttgaggggtatatttgagccaaaaataaaccttaagggtatttttagaccaaaaggtggaaggagggtatttatgagcctttttcaataggttaagagtatttatgagccttttccgtagAAATATAAAGACATGCACTCCGTTAGTACGTATTTGATAGGCCACGAAACCAAAAAttagcaaaaaaaaattgtggtctAAACAAAGCCATAAAGAATTATGTAGCTACAAAACAGTTTATTAAAGGTAAATTGAAAAGtgtaaagttaaattattattaaatataaaaatgtgacattctttttgggactgattAAAAAAATATGCAGAATAAATTAGGACGAAGAAAGTAATAT carries:
- the LOC132636200 gene encoding uncharacterized protein LOC132636200 → MAVTRKFQVKIRPLKLELLGVDDFDGGNQEPRKVKAMAIKMKWKGEPKFGLVPFHKHKKDFTSRRIMKKGIQANSIEWDNDADEFENVCCFTEVSGCYQSLKYSPWDVAFDVLYTTSLENSSAKMVAIGKVVVNVAELAARKLSELEEKLPITLNIGRTSILAKLHVKVTFAEIRDYQDPTCRIRDSNESSQLQYLTKSNSTCHTKGQKLSQEDDSDESSTFETQADSVKKVGWFSWKRRRLSLRPTRSKEEPFIKRTRSFNVDASLNQQNVEKPELSTESRDQNEGSSKKSAWEVKELESRDGQTRLKTNVFVASFDQCSDKAAGESACTALVAVISHWLQSNSDAMPTRSEFDNLILQGSSEWRKLCQNDTYINDFPNKHFDLETVLHAGIRPIAISHDQSFVGFFSPEKFESLQGVMSFDQIWDKISSVPDVIEVEPRVYIISWNDHFFILKVEANAYYIIDTLGERLFEGCSKAYILKFDDNTMMYEKVAEDKSQKDEPEAKEEMICKGKECCREFIKRFLAAIPLKELEDQEKKETVSYFSLHHRLQIEFNFSYLLSSSSSSLTSSPFFSSATSTPPYL